The following proteins are co-located in the Gossypium hirsutum isolate 1008001.06 chromosome A02, Gossypium_hirsutum_v2.1, whole genome shotgun sequence genome:
- the LOC107951689 gene encoding probable glucan 1,3-beta-glucosidase A produces MVYLPFLLIFNLISYFPSSSHAQNADLILPLKAVNLGNWLVTEGWMKPSRFDGIINKDLLDGTQVQFRSTKLNKYLCAENGGGTVVVANRPSPSGWETFRLWRVSESCFNLRVFNKQFVGLGNQGVQAVSDTPTDTETFEIVRKDDDRNRVRFKASNGLFLQAQSETLVTADYAESSWDDSDPSVFIMTIVNTIQGEFQITNGYGPDKAPQVMQDHWNSYITEEDFNFMSANGLSAVRIPVGWWIAQDPTPPKPFVGGSSIALDNAFTWAEKYGMEVIIDLHAVKASQNGDEHSGARDGFLEWGDSNIDETVAVIEFLAARYGVRPNLAAIALMNEPRAPGVTLDALTKYYKAGYDAIRKYTNAYVILSARLGPADPKELFSLASTMNRVAIDVHYYNLFSDSFTGMTVQQNIDFVNNQRASDLGSLTSANGPLVLVGEWTAEFARNDASMEDYQRFAKAQLDVYGRATFGWAYWAYNCDRNHWSLKWMIENNFIQLK; encoded by the exons ATGGTTTACTTACCTTTTCTCTTGATTTTCAACTTGATTTCATATTTTCCCTCTTCTTCACATGCACAAAATGCAGACCTTATTCTGCCATTGAAGGCTGTAAACCTTGGTAACTGGCTTGTTACTGAAGGATGGATGAAACCTTCTCGTTTTGATGGCATCATTAACAAAGATCTTTTG GATGGAACCCAAGTTCAGTTTCGTTCAACAAAGCTAAACAAGTATTTGTGTGCTGAAAATGGCGGTGGAACCGTCGTTGTAGCCAACCGTCCCTCACCTTCTGGTTGGGAAACCTTCAGG TTATGGAGGGTGAGTGAATCATGCTTTAACTTGAGAGTGTTCAACAAGCAGTTTGTGGGATTAGGAAATCAAGGTGTACAAGCAGTTTCAGATACACCTACTGATACAGAAACGTTTGAGATTGTAAGGAAAGATGATGATCGTAACCGAGTTCGATTCAAAGCATCAAATGGTTTGTTCCTACAG GCACAATCGGAGACACTGGTAACTGCAGATTATGCAGAGTCTAGTTGGGATGATAGCGATCCATCTGTGTTCATAATGACAATCGTAAACACCATACAAGGTGAATTTCAAATCACTAATGGTTATGGCCCTGATAAAGCCCCTCAAGTCATGCAG GATCATTGGAATTCTTACATCACTGAGGAAGATTTCAATTTCATGTCTGCAAATGGACTGAGTGCCGTGAGGATACCTGTAGGGTGGTGGATAGCGCAGGATCCAACTCCCCCTAAGCCTTTTGTTGGAGGCTCTTCAATAGCCCTCGACAATGCTTTCACATGGGCAGA GAAATATGGGATGGAGGTAATTATTGATTTGCACGCAGTCAAAGCCTCACAGAACGGTGACGAACACAGCGGAGCAAGAGATGGTTTTCTAGAATGGGGCGATTCCAACATTGACGAGACTGTGGCGGTAATAGAGTTTCTTGCAGCAAG ATATGGTGTAAGACCAAATTTGGCTGCGATTGCATTAATGAATGAGCCTAGAGCACCGGGTGTAACATTAGATGCACTTACAAAGTATTACAAAGCTGGATACGATGCCATAAGGAAGTACACAAATGCGTATGTGATCCTATCAGCTCGTTTAGGACCAGCTGATCCAAAGGAGCTCTTCTCATTGGCCAGTACTATGAATCGAGTAGCCATCGATGTGCATTACTACAACCTCTTTTCAGACTCCTTTACTGGCATGACTGTCCAACAAAACATCGATTTTGTCAACAATCAACGAGCCTCCGATCTTGGCAGCTTGACCTCGGCTAACGGTCCCCTGGTTTTAGTTG GGGAATGGACTGCAGAATTTGCTCGAAACGATGCATCAATGGAAGATTACCAGAGATTTGCTAAAGCACAGCTAGATGTTTATGGTCGTGCAACATTTGGATGGGCATATTGGGCTTATAATTGTGACAGAAACCATTGGAGTCTGAAGTGGATGATTGAGAACAACTTTATTCAGCTTAAGTGA